The Drosophila teissieri strain GT53w chromosome X, Prin_Dtei_1.1, whole genome shotgun sequence genome has a segment encoding these proteins:
- the LOC122623437 gene encoding putative GPI-anchored protein pfl2 isoform X2, producing the protein MWRLHLFLILSTCFLVPHYAKPTKRSPVGFSSTTLASLLLETEAGNGTTDLPTSTETTTLRTQRVTNIGRLASKDLADLLLASMQARGANLTSFQESTMKSLRNEAVKDTKGNSVFLQIGMDVIIDILIGARDNATCERIIQDIDQSQDRNSLTLTLKSFLALCFFNGIECANSEVSQVIKTTHLRQKQQNKIVQDDHQQAEGSGLRTARRVGVVKDDRNSVLKFLQARNINELSAILNTLLQVCGASGGEAHKIIRNLREMGPDSVSLLQVNAFSMLSVSLLDSLSTIAEGKTSGLCSAAPESWIVRLLSMGVDKVVLMGLMTALDRTIVNSTTAELTKAAALNSINGGDLPDFKSKVDQKTAAKRAILDSGVGNDFNLAPSVQNIGNFNTVNELINAEVPVGVSLPVLDDIKGTGFTGNTLNQGPRVVNKGTGNTFNNLVGANLPVLVDAPILSSSDSGSSSSSSSSPSTSSGSSGSSTSGSTGSSGSGSTTSSSGTPSSSGSSVIGNNVNGGSNFVIGNNNFIAKLLDLGLPISLAAPVLSIINQGSSTGSSTGSSSGSSTGSSSGSSGITSTGSSNGSSSGSSGASVGNNANIDPRVDIDGNNNKITEVVDANVDVLANVPVLSQITGAGFANNLNQKPNIRMKGNNNTFVNAVNLDAPVLAGVSALSSITNAGGSSSSGSSSGSSGSGSSSSGALGGLSGLTGGSGSSSGGLLGGLLGNVVGGVVPTVGGVVGGVVKTVGPVLGGVVNTVEPVLGGVVNTVEPVVSGLVGTVSGLLGGVTGGSSSSSSPLGGVTNLLGGGSSSSSSPLGGVTNLLGGGSSASSGSSSIIGNSASSGANTFIAGNNNNIVRLVDLNGFVLADIPILSSITNLLGGTGLIGNSANKGPKTVVIGDNNRIVKLINVDLWVLAFLDVLNIIRGSGGVCNQLNSGPNTEIIGNNNDVVQLVDVDLSVLLVVDLLSHLITNVANDCSGTTTVTPITSPPTQPPTEPPTQPPTQPPTQRPTEPPTQRPTEPPTQPPTERPTYGPPTNEPPTNQPPTNQPPTNQPPTNQPPTNQPPTNQPPTNQPPTNQPPTNQPPTNEPPTNRPPTDQPPTNRPPSPSPNNCYRRYCRKWRTRPSYLCYKNCGGAFVYKP; encoded by the exons ATGTGGCGCCTTCATTTGTTCCTAATCCTCTCCACCTGCTTCCTGGTGCCCCACTATGCCAAGCCCACGAAGCGATCCCCAGTTGGATTTTCATCGACCACGCTGGCCTCGCTGCTTTTGGAAACGGAAGCTGGCAATGGAACCACGGATCTACCCACAAGTACCGAAACTACGACCCTGAGGACTCAACGAGTGACAAACATTGGACGATTGGCCTCCAAGGATCTGGCCgatttgcttttggccagtaTGCAGGCACGGGGTGCCAACTTGACCTCCTTCCAGGAATCCACCATGAAATCGCTGCGCAACGAGGCGGTCAAGGATACGAAGGGCAACAGTGTGTTCCTGCAGATTGGCATGGATGTAATCATTGACATCTTGATCGGAGCTCGTGATAACGCCACTTGTGAAAGGATCATCCAGGACATCGATCAGTCACAGGACCGAAACAGCCTGACCTTAACACTGAAATCCTTTTTGGCCCTGTGCTTCTTCAACGGCATCGAATGCGCTAACAGTGAGGTGAGCCAAGTGATTAAGACCACCCACTTGCGCCAGAAGCAGCAAAACAAGATCGTTCAGGATGATCATCAGCAGGCGGAGGGCTCGGGTCTTCGCACCGCCCGTCGGGTGGGCGTGGTCAAGGACGACCGCAACTCGGTGCTAAAATTCCTGCAGGCACGCAACATCAACGAACTGTCCGCTATCCTTAATACTCTGCTGCAGGTGTGCGGAGCCTCGGGCGGCGAGGCACACAAAATTATCAGGAATTTGCGAGAGA TGGGCCCCGATAGCGTCAGCTTGTTGCAAGTGAACGCTTTCAGCATGCTTTCCGTATCACTTTTGGACAGTCTATCGACCATTGCGGAGGGTAAGACCAGCGGGTTGTGCTCTGCCGCCCCCGAAAGCTGGATCGTCCGTCTGCTGTCAATGGGCGTGGACAAAGTGGTGCTAATGGGCCTGATGACCGCCCTCGATCGCACTATTGTCAACTCCACTACCGCTGAACTTACTAAGGCCGCAGCGCTCAACAGCATCAACGGCGGCGATCTTCCCGACTTTAAGTCCAAGGTTGACCAAAAGACAGCGGCCAAGCGTGCCATTT tGGATTCTGGCGTGGGTAACGACTTCAACC tGGCACCATCAGTTCAAAACATTGGCAATTTCAACACTGTTAATGAGCTCATTAACGCCGAAGTGCCAGTTGGAGTTTCTCTCCCTGTGCTGGATGACATAAAAGGAACTGGTTTCACTGGCAACACCCTAAATC AGGGACCTCGTGTGGTGAACAAAGGAACAGGAAACACTTTTAACAATTTGGTGGGCGCTAATCTTCCGGTTTTAGTTGATGCTCCGATTTTGTCTTCGAGCGACAGTGGAAGTTCCAGTTCCTCCTCTTCGAGTCCATCTACAAGTTCGGGATCTTCTGGGTCTTCAACGTCGGGATCTACTGGCTCTTCGGGTTCGGGTTCCACAACTTCTTCCTCTGGCACACCTAGTTCTTCTGGCTCGTCCGTCATTGGCAACAATGTGAATG gaGGAAGCAATTTCGTAAttggaaataataatttcattgcCAAACTACTTGATCTTGGTCTGCCGATCTCCTTGGCCGCTCCGGTTTTGAGTATCATAAATCAGGGCTCTTCCACTGGTTCATCTACTGGTTCTTCCTCTGGCTCTTCTACTGGTTCATCTTCTGGTTCTTCGGGCATTACTTCAACTGGTTCTTCGAATGGGTCTTCAAGTGGCTCCTCTGGCGCCTCAGTGGGAAATAATGCTAACA tcGACCCCAGAGTTGATATTGAtggaaataacaacaaaattacCGAGGTCGTTGATGCCAACGTTGATGTATTGGCAAATGTCCCGGTCCTTAGCCAAATAACTGGAGCTGGCTTTGCAAATAATCTGAATC aaaaaCCCAATATACGTATGAAAGGTAATAACAATACATTTGTTAACGCTGTAAACCTCGATGCTCCCGTTTTGGCGGGTGTTTCGGCGCTCAGCAGCATCACGAATGCCGGTGGATCTTCCAGTAGCGGATCCAGCAGTGGATCTTCTGGAAGCGGATCCTCCTCTTCGGGAGCTTTGGGTGGACTAAGTGGTCTCACAGGAGGCTCAGGATCCTCTTCAGGTGGCCTTCTCGGAGGTCTCCTTGGCAATGTCGTTGGCGGCGTGGTACCCACTGTTGGTGGAGTTGTCGGCGGCGTCGTTAAAACCGTGGGGCCCGTTCTTGGTGGAGTCGTGAACACAGTGGAACCCGTTCTTGGTGGAGTCGTGAACACAGTGGAACCCGTTGTTAGCGGTCTGGTTGGCACCGTTAGCGGACTTCTTGGTGGTGTTACTG GCGGTTCTTCTAGTTCCTCAAGTCCTCTAGGGGGCGTTACCAACCTTTTGGGAGGCGGTTCTTCTAGTTCCTCAAGTCCTCTAGGGGGCGTTACCAACCTTTTGGGAGGTGGCAGTTCCGCCTCAAGCGGTTCCTCCTCCATAATTGGCAACAGTGCCAGCAGCGGTGCTAATACTTTCATCGctggcaacaataacaacatcGTACGATTGGTGGACCTCAATGGATTTGTCCTTGCTGACATTCCCATCTTGAGCAGCATAACTAACCTTTTGGGAGGGACAGGACTAATCGGAAACTCAGCCAACA AGGGTCCAAAGACTGTGGTTATCGGTGACAATAATCGTATCGTGAAGCTGATCAACGTTGATCTGTGGGTGTTGGCTTTCCTCGACGTTCTCAACATAATCCGCGGAAGTGGAGGTGTTTGCAACCAGCTTAACT CTGGACCTAACACCGAGATCATTGGCAATAACAACGATGTGGTTCAACTGGTTGATGTGGATTTGAGCGTGTTGCTTGTGGTTGATTTGCTGAGTCACTTGATCACCAATGTGGCCAATGACTGCAGCGGCACCACGACAGTTACACCCATTACAAGTCCACCCACTCAGCCACCTACTGAGCCGCCAACGCAGCCTCCCACTCAGCCACCTACTCAGCGCCCAACTGAGCCACCTACTCAGCGCCCAACTGAGCCACCTACTCAGCCCCCAACTGAGCGCCCCACCTATGGGCCTCCCACCAATGAGCCTCCCACCAATCAGCCTCCCACAAATCAGCCTCCCACCAATCAGCCTCCCACAAATCAGCCTCCCACCAATCAGCCTCCCACCAATCAGCCTCCCACCAATCAGCCTCCCACAAATCAGCCTCCCACCAACCAACCTCCTACCAATGAGCCACCCACCAACAGGCCACCCACCGATCAGCCACCCACCAACCGCCCACCATCGCCTAGTCCCAACAACTGCTATCGCAGATACTGCCGCAAGTGGCGCACTCGTCCCAGCTACTTGTGCTACAAGAACTGCGGTGGTGCCTTCGTCTACAAGCCCTAA
- the LOC122624708 gene encoding Y' element ATP-dependent helicase YJL225C, translating to MTAFNQDHHFVLLLIVALVGSNCILEFSDAQTFTAEDRNSIQKFMDSLLNFLELEISNITTTLPPNSNSATLVTTSPEPGTSTEVTTEALETSTNSTSIVLDSSTPSLLSTTKDSENTTATTTTEANPTTVRRRICFKRFCYKFSNDKGYIV from the coding sequence ATGACTGCCTTTAATCAGGATCATCACTTCGTGCTCCTATTGATCGTTGCCCTCGTGGGAAGTAATTGTATTTTGGAATTTTCCGATGCCCAAACCTTCACTGCCGAGGATCGTAACTCTATACAAAAATTCATGGATTCTTTGTTGAATTTCCTGGAACTagaaataagtaatataacTACCACATTGCCGCCGAATTCAAATAGCGCTACTTTGGTGACCACTTCTCCGGAACCTGGAACTTCCACAGAAGTGACAACAGAAGCTTTGGAAACATCCACTAACTCCACCTCGATTGTTTTGGATAGCTCCACGCCCAGTTTGCTTTCTACAACGAAGGATAGCGAAAATACAACCGCAACCACAACCACCGAAGCAAATCCAACTACTGTGAGGCGCAGGATTTGTTTCAAGCGTTTCTGCTACAAGTTTAGCAACGACAAGGGTTACATAGTATAG
- the LOC122623437 gene encoding putative GPI-anchored protein pfl2 isoform X1: MWRLHLFLILSTCFLVPHYAKPTKRSPVGFSSTTLASLLLETEAGNGTTDLPTSTETTTLRTQRVTNIGRLASKDLADLLLASMQARGANLTSFQESTMKSLRNEAVKDTKGNSVFLQIGMDVIIDILIGARDNATCERIIQDIDQSQDRNSLTLTLKSFLALCFFNGIECANSEVSQVIKTTHLRQKQQNKIVQDDHQQAEGSGLRTARRVGVVKDDRNSVLKFLQARNINELSAILNTLLQVCGASGGEAHKIIRNLREMGPDSVSLLQVNAFSMLSVSLLDSLSTIAEGKTSGLCSAAPESWIVRLLSMGVDKVVLMGLMTALDRTIVNSTTAELTKAAALNSINGGDLPDFKSKVDQKTAAKRAILDSGVGNDFNLAPSVQNIGNFNTVNELINAEVPVGVSLPVLDDIKGTGFTGNTLNQGPRVVNKGTGNTFNNLVGANLPVLVDAPILSSSDSGSSSSSSSSPSTSSGSSGSSTSGSTGSSGSGSTTSSSGTPSSSGSSVIGNNVNGGSNFVIGNNNFIAKLLDLGLPISLAAPVLSIINQGSSTGSSTGSSSGSSTGSSSGSSGITSTGSSNGSSSGSSGASVGNNANIDPRVDIDGNNNKITEVVDANVDVLANVPVLSQITGAGFANNLNQKPNIRMKGNNNTFVNAVNLDAPVLAGVSALSSITNAGGSSSSGSSSGSSGSGSSSSGALGGLSGLTGGSGSSSGGLLGGLLGNVVGGVVPTVGGVVGGVVKTVGPVLGGVVNTVEPVLGGVVNTVEPVVSGLVGTVSGLLGGVTGGSSSSSSPLGGVTNLLGGGSSSSSSPLGGVTNLLGGGSSSSSSPLGGVTNLLGGGSSASSGSSSIIGNSASSGANTFIAGNNNNIVRLVDLNGFVLADIPILSSITNLLGGTGLIGNSANKGPKTVVIGDNNRIVKLINVDLWVLAFLDVLNIIRGSGGVCNQLNSGPNTEIIGNNNDVVQLVDVDLSVLLVVDLLSHLITNVANDCSGTTTVTPITSPPTQPPTEPPTQPPTQPPTQRPTEPPTQRPTEPPTQPPTERPTYGPPTNEPPTNQPPTNQPPTNQPPTNQPPTNQPPTNQPPTNQPPTNQPPTNQPPTNEPPTNRPPTDQPPTNRPPSPSPNNCYRRYCRKWRTRPSYLCYKNCGGAFVYKP, from the exons ATGTGGCGCCTTCATTTGTTCCTAATCCTCTCCACCTGCTTCCTGGTGCCCCACTATGCCAAGCCCACGAAGCGATCCCCAGTTGGATTTTCATCGACCACGCTGGCCTCGCTGCTTTTGGAAACGGAAGCTGGCAATGGAACCACGGATCTACCCACAAGTACCGAAACTACGACCCTGAGGACTCAACGAGTGACAAACATTGGACGATTGGCCTCCAAGGATCTGGCCgatttgcttttggccagtaTGCAGGCACGGGGTGCCAACTTGACCTCCTTCCAGGAATCCACCATGAAATCGCTGCGCAACGAGGCGGTCAAGGATACGAAGGGCAACAGTGTGTTCCTGCAGATTGGCATGGATGTAATCATTGACATCTTGATCGGAGCTCGTGATAACGCCACTTGTGAAAGGATCATCCAGGACATCGATCAGTCACAGGACCGAAACAGCCTGACCTTAACACTGAAATCCTTTTTGGCCCTGTGCTTCTTCAACGGCATCGAATGCGCTAACAGTGAGGTGAGCCAAGTGATTAAGACCACCCACTTGCGCCAGAAGCAGCAAAACAAGATCGTTCAGGATGATCATCAGCAGGCGGAGGGCTCGGGTCTTCGCACCGCCCGTCGGGTGGGCGTGGTCAAGGACGACCGCAACTCGGTGCTAAAATTCCTGCAGGCACGCAACATCAACGAACTGTCCGCTATCCTTAATACTCTGCTGCAGGTGTGCGGAGCCTCGGGCGGCGAGGCACACAAAATTATCAGGAATTTGCGAGAGA TGGGCCCCGATAGCGTCAGCTTGTTGCAAGTGAACGCTTTCAGCATGCTTTCCGTATCACTTTTGGACAGTCTATCGACCATTGCGGAGGGTAAGACCAGCGGGTTGTGCTCTGCCGCCCCCGAAAGCTGGATCGTCCGTCTGCTGTCAATGGGCGTGGACAAAGTGGTGCTAATGGGCCTGATGACCGCCCTCGATCGCACTATTGTCAACTCCACTACCGCTGAACTTACTAAGGCCGCAGCGCTCAACAGCATCAACGGCGGCGATCTTCCCGACTTTAAGTCCAAGGTTGACCAAAAGACAGCGGCCAAGCGTGCCATTT tGGATTCTGGCGTGGGTAACGACTTCAACC tGGCACCATCAGTTCAAAACATTGGCAATTTCAACACTGTTAATGAGCTCATTAACGCCGAAGTGCCAGTTGGAGTTTCTCTCCCTGTGCTGGATGACATAAAAGGAACTGGTTTCACTGGCAACACCCTAAATC AGGGACCTCGTGTGGTGAACAAAGGAACAGGAAACACTTTTAACAATTTGGTGGGCGCTAATCTTCCGGTTTTAGTTGATGCTCCGATTTTGTCTTCGAGCGACAGTGGAAGTTCCAGTTCCTCCTCTTCGAGTCCATCTACAAGTTCGGGATCTTCTGGGTCTTCAACGTCGGGATCTACTGGCTCTTCGGGTTCGGGTTCCACAACTTCTTCCTCTGGCACACCTAGTTCTTCTGGCTCGTCCGTCATTGGCAACAATGTGAATG gaGGAAGCAATTTCGTAAttggaaataataatttcattgcCAAACTACTTGATCTTGGTCTGCCGATCTCCTTGGCCGCTCCGGTTTTGAGTATCATAAATCAGGGCTCTTCCACTGGTTCATCTACTGGTTCTTCCTCTGGCTCTTCTACTGGTTCATCTTCTGGTTCTTCGGGCATTACTTCAACTGGTTCTTCGAATGGGTCTTCAAGTGGCTCCTCTGGCGCCTCAGTGGGAAATAATGCTAACA tcGACCCCAGAGTTGATATTGAtggaaataacaacaaaattacCGAGGTCGTTGATGCCAACGTTGATGTATTGGCAAATGTCCCGGTCCTTAGCCAAATAACTGGAGCTGGCTTTGCAAATAATCTGAATC aaaaaCCCAATATACGTATGAAAGGTAATAACAATACATTTGTTAACGCTGTAAACCTCGATGCTCCCGTTTTGGCGGGTGTTTCGGCGCTCAGCAGCATCACGAATGCCGGTGGATCTTCCAGTAGCGGATCCAGCAGTGGATCTTCTGGAAGCGGATCCTCCTCTTCGGGAGCTTTGGGTGGACTAAGTGGTCTCACAGGAGGCTCAGGATCCTCTTCAGGTGGCCTTCTCGGAGGTCTCCTTGGCAATGTCGTTGGCGGCGTGGTACCCACTGTTGGTGGAGTTGTCGGCGGCGTCGTTAAAACCGTGGGGCCCGTTCTTGGTGGAGTCGTGAACACAGTGGAACCCGTTCTTGGTGGAGTCGTGAACACAGTGGAACCCGTTGTTAGCGGTCTGGTTGGCACCGTTAGCGGACTTCTTGGTGGTGTTACTGGCGGTTCTTCTAGTTCCTCAAGTCCTCTAGGGGGCGTTACCAACCTTTTGGGAGGCGGTTCTTCTAGTTCCTCAAGTCCTCTAGGGGGCGTTACCAACCTTTTGGGAGGCGGTTCTTCTAGTTCCTCAAGTCCTCTAGGGGGCGTTACCAACCTTTTGGGAGGTGGCAGTTCCGCCTCAAGCGGTTCCTCCTCCATAATTGGCAACAGTGCCAGCAGCGGTGCTAATACTTTCATCGctggcaacaataacaacatcGTACGATTGGTGGACCTCAATGGATTTGTCCTTGCTGACATTCCCATCTTGAGCAGCATAACTAACCTTTTGGGAGGGACAGGACTAATCGGAAACTCAGCCAACA AGGGTCCAAAGACTGTGGTTATCGGTGACAATAATCGTATCGTGAAGCTGATCAACGTTGATCTGTGGGTGTTGGCTTTCCTCGACGTTCTCAACATAATCCGCGGAAGTGGAGGTGTTTGCAACCAGCTTAACT CTGGACCTAACACCGAGATCATTGGCAATAACAACGATGTGGTTCAACTGGTTGATGTGGATTTGAGCGTGTTGCTTGTGGTTGATTTGCTGAGTCACTTGATCACCAATGTGGCCAATGACTGCAGCGGCACCACGACAGTTACACCCATTACAAGTCCACCCACTCAGCCACCTACTGAGCCGCCAACGCAGCCTCCCACTCAGCCACCTACTCAGCGCCCAACTGAGCCACCTACTCAGCGCCCAACTGAGCCACCTACTCAGCCCCCAACTGAGCGCCCCACCTATGGGCCTCCCACCAATGAGCCTCCCACCAATCAGCCTCCCACAAATCAGCCTCCCACCAATCAGCCTCCCACAAATCAGCCTCCCACCAATCAGCCTCCCACCAATCAGCCTCCCACCAATCAGCCTCCCACAAATCAGCCTCCCACCAACCAACCTCCTACCAATGAGCCACCCACCAACAGGCCACCCACCGATCAGCCACCCACCAACCGCCCACCATCGCCTAGTCCCAACAACTGCTATCGCAGATACTGCCGCAAGTGGCGCACTCGTCCCAGCTACTTGTGCTACAAGAACTGCGGTGGTGCCTTCGTCTACAAGCCCTAA
- the LOC122624781 gene encoding uncharacterized protein LOC122624781, producing MQEDAKDIIPEKFDFEEEVSRLMIEYDMILIADWDESIFEESEFEDEHESEQNTSSNDSNL from the coding sequence ATGCAGGAGGACGCAAAGGATATAATCCCCGAAAAATTTGATTTCGAGGAGGAGGTCTCTCGCCTGATGATCGAATATGACATGATACTTATAGCTGATTGGGATGAATCCATTTTTGAGGAGAGTGAATTTGAGGACGAGCACGAGAGCGAGCAAAATACATCTTCTAATGATAGCAACTTGTAG